TGCCCATCGATCTTCTGAATGGCCGATGAAGGAATCGCCGTAACCGTGGCAGATCCGTCGGCAGTCTTGGCTCGAAGCCGGACGGTTGCGAACATCCCGAGCTTTAATTTCCGTTGAGGATTCTGAATCTCCACTCGCGCCTTGGCTGTCCGTGTTTGTGGATCGAGCAGATCGGCGACATAGCCGATGGTGCCGTAGAAGGTTTCACCCGGGTAGGCCTCAACGTTGATTTCAGCGGTTGTCCCACGTCGAACCTGGCCCAGATCCTTCTCGTAGATATCTACCAGCGTCCACACATGGGAGAGGTCGGCGATCGACAGAAGTTCTTTTTCAGGACCGACCACCTCGCCTGGTGCCCCCTCCTGCTTAATGATCACGCCACTGATCGGCGCCTTGACGATGGTGTACGAGGCCTCACGACGGAGCGACTTCTCGTAGCTGGTCGACAGCGCGTCGATCTGCTCCTCGGTCATCCCGAAGCGATACAGCTTCTCCTTCACCCGCGCGATTCGCGCATGCCGACTCGCGACCGCCGCTTCGGCGACTCGGCGCTCCGCCTCACGGACATGGACCTCTTTTTCAGCGATGGCTTCTTTTTTGAGCAGCAATTGGGCGCGGTCCAACGACTGCTGCGCATGATACAGGTTGGCCAGGTCTCGTCGGAGATCAGCAAACTCTGCCATATAGTCTCCGATAGCCTCTCCCAACTCGATATTGTCA
The sequence above is drawn from the Candidatus Methylomirabilota bacterium genome and encodes:
- a CDS encoding efflux RND transporter periplasmic adaptor subunit, with the translated sequence MMTMIGHPFVRSALRAWSFALRAPLLPTVIIAVALTLAACSRAPEEKKVESKVEQRDGKITISAEVQGKFGFATARPQRVAPIRVIEATAAIAPDPARVSHIAPIAKGRIERVHVQVGDSVNQGAPLFEYDNIELGEAIGDYMAEFADLRRDLANLYHAQQSLDRAQLLLKKEAIAEKEVHVREAERRVAEAAVASRHARIARVKEKLYRFGMTEEQIDALSTSYEKSLRREASYTIVKAPISGVIIKQEGAPGEVVGPEKELLSIADLSHVWTLVDIYEKDLGQVRRGTTAEINVEAYPGETFYGTIGYVADLLDPQTRTAKARVEIQNPQRKLKLGMFATVRLRAKTADGSATVTAIPSSAIQKIDGQPSVFVKLDPVTFARRKVKLGPASGDLVEVAEGLRGDEELVTTGSFTLKSEFLKEQITQGQGQ